CTCGATCAACGAGGTCTCGGACACGcgcgtcaaggtcgagcgtCCCCTCATTCCCGAGAAGATGGTGATTGACTCgtccaaggccgaggacccGGACGCTTACCCCGTCACCATGACCCTTCGTTAcatgggcgaggacgagtcgaCGCCGCTTCAGTTTGGCCACAGGACCGAGAACGGCCTTTTCCGTTCCAACCTCCAGAcccaggaggaggaggacgccaACTACCGCCTTCctgagggcaaggaggccggcgagaTTGAGACCGTGCACTGCAAGTACGTTATCGGATGCGACGGTGGGCACTCGTGGGTGCGTCGCCAGCTCGGATTCGAGATGGTGGGCGAGCAGACCGACTACATCTGGGGTGttctcgacgccgtcccGGCTTCCAACTTCCCGGACATCCGGTCGCGTTGCGCGATCCACTCGGCTGAGAGCGGATCGATCATGATCATCCCGCGCGAGAACAACCTCGTCCGCTTCTACGTCCAGCTCCAGGACCGCGCCGAGAAGGGGCAGCGTGTCGACCGCACCAAGTTTACCCCCGAGTCGGTTatcgccaacgccaagaaGATCTTTGAGCCCTACACCTTTGATGTTCAGCAGCTCGACTGGTTCACCGCCTATCACATTGGCCAGCGTGTCACGGAAAAGTTCTCCAAGGACGACCGCGTCTTCATCGCCGGTGACGCGTGCCACACCCACTCGCCCAAGGCTGGCCAGGGCATGAACACGTCCATGATGGACACGTACAACCTTGGTTGGAAGCTTGgtctcgtcctcaacggccgcgccaagcgcgacaTTCTCAAGACGTACGAGCAGGAGCGCCAGCCATTTGCTCAGGCCCTCATCGACTTTGACCACCAGTTCTCGCGTCTGTTCTCGGGCCGCCCGGCCAAGGACGTCGCTGACGAGATGGGTGTCTCGATGGACGTCTTCAAGGAGGCCTTTGTCAAGGGTAACGAGTTTGCGTCGGGCACTGCCATCAACTACGACGAGaacctcgtcatcgacaAGAAGGGCTCCAAGCAGGAGCTGGCCAAGAACTGCCTTGTCGGCACCCGCTTCAAGTCGCAGCCCGTCGTCCGCCACTCTGAGGGTCTCTGGATGCACTTTGGTGACCGTCTTGTCACCGACGGCCGGTTCCGCATCATTCTCTTCGCCGGTAAGGCCACCGACGCTGCCCAGATGGCCCGCATCCAGAAGTTTGGTCAGTACCTCGACTCTGCCAACTCTGTCGTCTCGCGTTTCACCcccaagggcgacgaccgCAACTCGCGCATCGACGTCATCACCATCCACTCGTGCCACCGCGACGACATTGAGATGCACGACTTCcccgctccctccctccaccccaAGTGGCAGTACGACTTTATCTACGCCGACTGCGAGTCGTGGcaccacccccaccccaagTCTTACCAGGCCTggggcgtcgacgagaccaagggtgctgtcgtcgtcgtccgcccCGACGGCTACACCAGTCTTGTCACCGACCTTGAGGACAcggccgagcttgacaaGTACTTCAACGGCATCCTTGTCGAgcccaaggagaaggccggCGCCCAGACCGAGGCCAACTGGACCAAGATCTCGGCCTAGGCGACTGTGTAAAGTGGTATTGGAATCGGCTTGTATCGCATAGGAGTAGGATAGTTGGCAGTTTTGGCAGGATATGAACGCATGACTCTACTTGGTCGTGGATCGATAGCAGACCGGCGGAAGGTGGCTGTAGCCGTATTGACTGGGTGACAAGGTGATACATTGTATTAGCGAACACAAATATAGGCTACTATATATCACGGGCTGTGAACAGTCCTCGTTACTGAGGAACGATCCGTCGTAGTCAAGGAACGAGTTGTCGTTGCTTGCTACGAGGTTCGACACTAGCTCACCGACCATCGTGAGTGAGTGACGAACCTCGTAGTTAAAGTTAAGAGGTACCGTGGTATTCGGTACGCCACTACAACGGGCGACCAGGTTCCTCTTCGCAGAGCTCACGCAGGCAGCTCCGCAGATCCAAGCACCAAAAGCAGCCTGCAAAAGAATATTCCATGCTCTCTGTCGGAGAATTGAACTCCGGTCTCCCGCGGTCACGACTGATGTGATGACAAGCGAGCATACTAGCCACTATACGAACAGAGACGCGGCTGATTTCTGTAACTTTAGCTCCGCAAAAGGCCCCAGCCCCCAGCCCCCAAAGCCCAGGTAAGAACTGACACCATGTCCAAAATGTGACCAGGTCGCCGTGGAGTAAGGGCACTGATAACTGGAGACATGGTAGACGGTCGTTGGTCCggagagaagaggatgcCATATTGAGTCTGGCCTGCAGTTAGCCTGCAGTTGGGCGACGCGACTCGCAGCTGGACAAGCTGAGAAGCTGACAAGCCGGCTTTAGGCGCAGTGGGACTTGCACCAACCGCGCCTCGATGGCGACCAAACAACAGCAACGTATAAACAGCCTGATTTTGGAGGCCGGTTAGACGCCGATGCCGACCGAGGTTCGGTCTCTATAGCGAGAGTGCAACCTCGATCTCAAGAATTGCTTTGTTCTCCTTTGCGGGCCGTCTTgatgcgcggcgcgagacGGACGACGCGGTGCCCGCAGGAACAGGCGCATGTAGCGTAGCAGTGGGCGTTGGTTCTAAGGGCATGTAGCGTAGCAGTGGGCTATGTTGTAAGGGACATGTTCCGGGAACGGATTGTTGACGTCCGGAGACCGAAAAGGCACAGCGGCCCAGAGGAATGCGTCAGTAGGCGGCAACCCGGCTCCAGCGATATAGCTGCTTGGAACGACCAACTGCTGCAAGACTACATAGACGAGGTGGAAACTGTCGTTCATACCACCCTCTCTCCTGTCACCGACACCAACTCCACCGACaagcgagctcgacgttACCGCCTTTCTCTACAACCACTCCCCAACCACTCCACAACCACTCCACAACCACTACCCAACCCTACCCACCGCATCCTCTTCCAGACATGAAGACCACCGTCGGCATCATTGGCGCGGGCCCAGCTGGCCTGCTACTCGCACGTCTGCTGCTCAAGGCGGGCATCGAGAGCGTCGTCATCGAGACCAAGGACCGCGAGTACGTCGAACACCGGCAGCGTGCGGGTATTCTTGAGCAGGGCTCGGTCGACACGCTGCGCGAgtgcggcgcaggcgagcggatggacaaggagggcatCCCGCACGACGGCATTGAGCTTCTCTTTGACGAAGTGAGGTATCCGATCCACTTCCCCTCTCTTACCggtgggcggcgcgtcATGATCTACGCCCAGACCGAGGTGTGCAAGGACTTGATTGCTCtgcagctcaaggagggcggccCGCTCTTTTTCGAGACTGCCGTCAAGGAAGTTCGCGACGCCAAGAGCTCCAAGCCCAAGATTGTGTTCCGCCGCAAGGAcgcgaccgaggacgaggtgctcgagtGCGACTACGTCGTCGGGTGCGACGGCTACTGGGGTGTCGCTCGCCAGGCCATCCCCAAGGAACTCGTGCGCGAGTACGAGAAGAACTACCCCTTCGCGTGGCTCGGTATCATGGCCGATGTACCTCCGTCCAACGAGGAGCTCATCTATGCTCGCCATGACCGCGGATTCACTCTCCtctcgatgcgctcgccCACTGTGTCGCGCAACTACATCCAAGTGCCGGCCGGTACCGACATTAAGGAGTggagcgacgacgcgatctgggacgagatcgaggccCGCACCAAGACCAACGACGGATGGAAGGTCCAGCGCGGACCCATCTTCCAGAAGAGCGTCACGCCAATGCGCTCGTACGTCCACGAGCCTATGCAGTACGGCAACCTCTTCCTggccggcgacgccgcccaCATTGTGCCGCCCACCGGAGCCAAgggcctcaacctcgctgtcggcgacgtcgtcaccTTTGCCCGCGCCATCAAGCACAAGGTCGACACGGGCTCGGATGATCTCCTCCAGGGATACTCTGACCAATGCCTCCGTCGCGTGTGGCAGGCCGAGCGGTTTTCGTACGACATGaccaacctcctccacacCAGCCCAGACGAGACGCCGTTTGAGCACAAGCTCCAGACCGCCAAGCTCTGGCGCATGACATCGCAGCCCTCGGCCGAGACCGACCTCGCGATGGGCTACACTGGCTTCCCGTTGTAGGCagggagagtgagagtgagaatGAGGGACTAAGGAGGAAATGACAGGGCAACACGGCTGTGCGGATCGTAGTAGTGTCACCATTGTATTGCATGTTTTGTTTGACATTGCTGCTGTTGTTTGTGCATACTCAGACTAACTAGAACCGCGGCTCGTGCATCGGCTGACTCTCTCTGCGTGTCACTGTGCTGCAGAAACACGGCTGGTCACCCATGTAGCCCACCATAGATCGCCCGGCCCCAGCACCCGAAACGGAGAGACCTGGCCCAGACGCCTGCGGAACCGCTCTACAGCTCTACATCCTGTCCCCGATTCCATCCACAGCGTCGCCTTCGTCGTTGTGTCGTCCCACTGTTTTCGTCGGGGTTAGCACATGCAGAATCAACTCGATTTCATGACAAGCTGAGAAGATTCCTCTGATGACGGCCCGGACTTTCGGACGTGAGGTGAAATGATCGGCAATCCAGTGTCGGTTATCGGACAGTCACGGGAACGCCACACCATCAGCTGATTGATCTAAACTCACCTGACGCCACAGCCGCAGTTGACCAGAGCCTGCCTGCCCACTTCCATCGCACGACCGAGGCGTGCCCGACCGAACGTCGCCAGTCCAATCGTGCATGGCCCGCTCTGCTCTGTGCACCCCCGAGTGCAAACGCTAATTCCATGATCCTGCATACAATCCAAGCACCCAATTCTACAAGAGATACTCCTATGCTAGTCTTACAGCCTACTcatccttggccttggcaaAAAGGGCGTCGTACTGCTGGGCTGCGTCCTTCTCAACGTCGTAGAGGAAGAGCCTGTCGTGGATATCGCGCGAGATCATCTTGTCGGGGTTGGGTCCGCCGTTCTTGACATCGCGGAAGGCCTGGttgcgcgcctccttgTCGTTGGTGTGGAGACCCTTCGAGTTGGCAGCGGCTGTGAGGACGGCCCAGTCGGTACGGGGCTTGCGGAGGTTCTGGTAGGTGAGGAGCGCCTGGTGGATATCGTCCTTGCTCTTGACCTTTGCGAGAATCACACCGagagcggcggcgtcctcgacggccaTGGCGGCGCCCTGCGCAATGTGGGGGAGAGTTGGGTGGCaggcgtcgccgacgagggcaGACTTGCCGTCGATCCAGTGGGGGAGGGGCTGGTGGGCGCGGAGCTTCCACTCAAggacctcgccctcggggACAAGGTTGAGGAGCTTCTGCACACGCGGGCAGAAGTCGTGGAACGTCTTGAgcatctcgtccttggATCCAACGGCGGTCCAGGTGTCCGCCTCGACAAAGTGACGGTCGGGCTGAGTAGTGGACATGTTGAACAGGTCGCCACGCTCAATAGGGTAAGCAATGATGTGACGCTTCTCGCCAATCCACCGGTAGCTCTGCGTGCCAGTGAAGAAGGGGACGAGTTCGGGGTCCTCGTTGATGGCGGAGCGGCGGACCATGATACGGTACGCGGCCTGTCCAgtgtcctcgacctcgtcgacctcgcccttgcgcgCCATCATGGCCGCGCGGGCCTTGGACTTGATGCCGTCCGCGCAGATGATGACGTCGGCATCGATCCACTCGGTCTCACCACCCTCCGCAAGCCTGCCAGTCACAGCGTCCGAggcaccaccgccgctggTGACGGTACTGTCACCGTTCGCTCCACGCGGCCGGTGCTTGACCTGGAAGCGCGTGTTGTCAAAGTCGTACTCGGTGATAAAGTTGCCCAAGTGGAAAGTGACAACACCCGAGTTCTTGGCTCCCTCCAAAAGGCACTTCTGGAGAGCGCTACGGTGAACGGTGGTGAACGGGTAGCCAAAGTTCTGCTCCATGTAGTTGGAGTAGTCGGCAGTGGTGAGGACCTCGTCGGTCTCGCAGTCGAGCACATTGGCGTGGGTGATGACAATACCCTCGTCAGTGCAGATGCTGAGGACGCCCCAgctgtcgaggacgcgagcGAGGTTGGGGGGAATGTTGATTCCCGCTCCGACTTCGCCGATCGCGGGAGCGGCCTCCCAGACGTGAATGTCCTTGAAGCCCTGCTTGGCGCATGCGAGAGCCGCACCGGCACCGCCCATGCTGACTGTTAGCGATGCGATCCATAAAAAAACACCTGTTCCCACGAGAACTCACCCAGCACCAATGATGTGGATGCGAAGGTCGGGAAGATGAGGAGTCATTGTCGCCGTCATTGTCGTGTGATGAAGAGTAGAGTAGAGTaga
Above is a genomic segment from Cutaneotrichosporon cavernicola HIS019 DNA, chromosome: 1 containing:
- a CDS encoding uncharacterized protein (Phenol hydroxylase, C-terminal dimerisation domain), which translates into the protein MTKYSESYCDVLIVGAGPAGLMAARVLSQYVRENPDLKVRIIDKRSTKVYNGQADGLQCRTIESLKNLGLADKILEEANDMSSIALYNPDASGKIHRTDRIPDTLPGISRYHQVVLHQGRIERHILDSINEVSDTRVKVERPLIPEKMVIDSSKAEDPDAYPVTMTLRYMGEDESTPLQFGHRTENGLFRSNLQTQEEEDANYRLPEGKEAGEIETVHCKYVIGCDGGHSWVRRQLGFEMVGEQTDYIWGVLDAVPASNFPDIRSRCAIHSAESGSIMIIPRENNLVRFYVQLQDRAEKGQRVDRTKFTPESVIANAKKIFEPYTFDVQQLDWFTAYHIGQRVTEKFSKDDRVFIAGDACHTHSPKAGQGMNTSMMDTYNLGWKLGLVLNGRAKRDILKTYEQERQPFAQALIDFDHQFSRLFSGRPAKDVADEMGVSMDVFKEAFVKGNEFASGTAINYDENLVIDKKGSKQELAKNCLVGTRFKSQPVVRHSEGLWMHFGDRLVTDGRFRIILFAGKATDAAQMARIQKFGQYLDSANSVVSRFTPKGDDRNSRIDVITIHSCHRDDIEMHDFPAPSLHPKWQYDFIYADCESWHHPHPKSYQAWGVDETKGAVVVVRPDGYTSLVTDLEDTAELDKYFNGILVEPKEKAGAQTEANWTKISA
- a CDS encoding uncharacterized protein (FAD binding domain), which translates into the protein MKTTVGIIGAGPAGLLLARLLLKAGIESVVIETKDREYVEHRQRAGILEQGSVDTLRECGAGERMDKEGIPHDGIELLFDEVRYPIHFPSLTGGRRVMIYAQTEVCKDLIALQLKEGGPLFFETAVKEVRDAKSSKPKIVFRRKDATEDEVLECDYVVGCDGYWGVARQAIPKELVREYEKNYPFAWLGIMADVPPSNEELIYARHDRGFTLLSMRSPTVSRNYIQVPAGTDIKEWSDDAIWDEIEARTKTNDGWKVQRGPIFQKSVTPMRSYVHEPMQYGNLFLAGDAAHIVPPTGAKGLNLAVGDVVTFARAIKHKVDTGSDDLLQGYSDQCLRRVWQAERFSYDMTNLLHTSPDETPFEHKLQTAKLWRMTSQPSAETDLAMGYTGFPL
- a CDS encoding uncharacterized protein (FAD binding domain); this translates as MTATMTPHLPDLRIHIIGAGMGGAGAALACAKQGFKDIHVWEAAPAIGEVGAGINIPPNLARVLDSWGVLSICTDEGIVITHANVLDCETDEVLTTADYSNYMEQNFGYPFTTVHRSALQKCLLEGAKNSGVVTFHLGNFITEYDFDNTRFQVKHRPRGANGDSTVTSGGGASDAVTGRLAEGGETEWIDADVIICADGIKSKARAAMMARKGEVDEVEDTGQAAYRIMVRRSAINEDPELVPFFTGTQSYRWIGEKRHIIAYPIERGDLFNMSTTQPDRHFVEADTWTAVGSKDEMLKTFHDFCPRVQKLLNLVPEGEVLEWKLRAHQPLPHWIDGKSALVGDACHPTLPHIAQGAAMAVEDAAALGVILAKVKSKDDIHQALLTYQNLRKPRTDWAVLTAAANSKGLHTNDKEARNQAFRDVKNGGPNPDKMISRDIHDRLFLYDVEKDAAQQYDALFAKAKDE